The DNA sequence ttaggcagcattgtaaagcgctttgagtggccactggttagaaaagcgctaaatTGAGTACATTTACCATTTTAATAGAAAGCAGGACATTCCATATCAAGTTATGAAATTCAATGTACTGGACATGACCCAATAAGGCTTTCCGGTGCATGCAAAGAAATGATTGGATTACATAGGCTGTagggaaaacaaaacaaaagtagATCATGTGGTCTAAGAACAGGCTGGGCTCCATCGTATCCCCAACGCACGCTAACATTGGCCTGGTTGGCCTGGGGATCACTTCCAGGCCAATCAACACAGAGAAGCATCCAGCACGGAACACAGCAGCtagtatgtatgtgcatgtatgtgtgtgtgtgggggcggaggtttgtatgtatgtgtgtgtaggtatttATGTAAGGGCATGCATAAATGTAGCTGTTCGTTGAGTGTGCGTTCACACCTCCACACGGTCTCAAGCTTGCCCCCCTCTGGGTGTTCCTGTGCTGGTCCACGTCTCCTTAAAGGTCCAGCAGTCGTCCAGCGATCAGCCAATCCAGGGCGAGCTCATCGGAGGCACGACGGGTGACGCTGCTCGCgtatgggggcggggggggggggggggggagtcaagTCAACAGTTCAAAACTGACTCAAAATCAAACCCCATGAGAGGCCTTGCGGTCCCCGTTTCCCGGGTGACCCCTGCCCTCGGAGCTAGTCCGTCCCGTCCGCCCCATCTCCACCcgctcgcccccctccccctctgcctccccccggccccctccctCGGGGTCGCCCTGCGCCTCCTTGCGCTTGACGTAGCGTTCGTAGAGCACCATGACCACGCCCATCCCCCAGGCCGACACCGTGCCCGCCGCAAAGATGACGAAGCCGATGAGGATGAAGAACAGGTAGTCCCAGGAGCCCAGCGCCTGGTGGCAGCGCGCCCGCAGCTCCAGCCCCACCTCAGCCACGCGGCGGCCCCGCAGGTCGGCCGGGGCCCCGCACACCGTCTGGCCCTCCTCTgaaacacaggtacacacagctGAAAGGTTATGGGTTTAATGCCCTCATCAAACACTAACCTAATCAATAACTGTCGTGGTATTCATAAGAAAAACCATGAGGTCTGTATCTCGCTTTCAATTCCACACTCTTTAATTCTTATCATTCCATTCATTGTCATCAGAAGATAGATGTTAAATAGGTGTTTCTTTGTGTGGGTTTCAATAGCCTCGGGCAGACTAACTAAGATCTATAATATAGAGAAGGACGGCGAGATGAGAGCTCTCTCATCCCCTGGGAACACTGGCGCACGCGAGGAGATCAGTACCAACCAGGAGCAATGGAAATGGATGACAGCCAGGAGCTGACCCCAATCCATCCCTGGGTGGGTGGTCTGGTAGTGGGGGATAGGGCGGGTCGCTGGGGCCTTTGAATGGAGCTCCCAGGGCCTCGAGGGCAGCACACTGTTCCATACTGATGGAGCCCTACTGCCACACTGATGACCTCACACCAGGCATTTGGCATTAAATGTctgtacaatatatatacaattatttttgaaCAATTTATTGCctttttagtgaataatacagaacataaggaacttaataaattTAAAAAATTGCATAATAAATCagaatcgcaatattggtcaaaataatcgcaatttCATTATTTCCTCAAATCGTtcagcactaacacacacacacacacacacacacacacacacacacacacacacacacacacacacaaatatacatacacCCTAGTTTGCAAACATGAATGCAAGTTACGTAAGTATATCCGGGACAGATTTGTACATGTTCGCTAATGCAAAGAATGATGCAATGACCATTGCATTGCAATGAAGTAAGCAGCAACCTTGTTAAAttgaccatacacacacacacaaacacacacatgaaaatgcttacgcagacacacatgcatacacacacacacatgcatgcatacacacttacactcacTAATGcatgcacttgcaaatgaggcCAAATAAATCTGCACACAATGCAAAATAACCATATCACTGTCCAATGACTGGATCATAAGACAtacaccataaccaccaccaaaGGCTTGCAACACTCAAAAATGCTAACCAACGCTAACTAATGCTAATTAATGAACACTTCCTCTACTGGCTAACTCTAGATATACGCCAACAATTCTCAGGACTGCATGTCCTGCCTTTGAGGTGAGCGAGTAAAGCCCTCTAGgatccccctccctcaccccaacCCGATGCGGCCCCAAAGAGTAGAACTCTGGGACATGAGGAGGGcttccccctctgcctctccaaCCCTGTCCCCACTGCTGTCTATTTCTAGACCTTGGTCTTATATAACAGCACAGCACATGCTAACGTAGCTGCGCTAGGCGTGACTCAAGGGGAAAATCTGTTGTTTCCTTTCCAGGGGTTTAATCTCTCtatatatccctctctctctccccctcgctctgtctaccactctatctctctaccaCCCCTTACTCTCTCTACGGATGTGTCTCTCTCATCTTCCGCTTTCTCCCTGAATGTTAACAATTGTGTAACTCTCTGTAGCCTTTATCTCAATGCAATCTCTGTCTCTACGCTATCTCTAATGACATGTCCTTATTTCATCTGTCatctctatgtctctatatcatctctgtctctgtcagctCTGTCTCTATGCCATCTCTGACGATATAGAGACATTGAGATGatatagagacagagatgatatagagacagagatgatatagagacatagagatTATATAGAGAAATAGAGGTGACATATAGAGGgtatagagacatagagagatagAAACAGATGATATAGACATAGAAGTGATATAGAGACATAGAAATGACAAAGAGACgacattatatgatatagagacagagatgaCATTGACATAGAGATGATACGGAGATGACAAAGAGATGACATAAAGACATAGAGATGACATAAAGCTGATGTAGCGACATAGAAGATATTGCAACATCGAGATGATATAGAGATGATATAGAGACATACATGATATAGACATCGAGATGATATAGAGATGATATAGGGACATAGAGATGATATAGCGATGATATAGAGACATAGAGGTGatatagagacatagagatGATATAGAGACATAGAGCTGACATAGAGGTGATATAGAGACGGATGATATAGAGACATCGAGATGATATAGGCACATAGAGGTGATATAGGGACATAGGGATGACATAGAGACATATAGATGATATACAGATGACATAGAGATGATATAGAATGATTTAGAGACATAGAGATGACATAGAGATGACATAGGGATGACATAGGGATGATATAGAGATAACAGAGATGACAGAGTCATAGAGATGATATACTGTAGATACCTATAGAAGACATAGAAACATAGACGATATAGTTGATTTAGAGTCATAGAGATGATATAGAGCAATAGAGATATTCCATGCTCTACCACTCTTTCTCCGTCACTGAATCTCTCTATGTACATATTTTCCCCATACAGTGCTCGCTCTTactttctctctatccctctctcccacggGATTTCTTCGGCTCTATCAACTCACTATTGATGCTTTGAGTCAAGTGTAAATGcagtgttttcatgtgtgtgtatgtgtgtgtgtttgtgttagtgtgtgcttgtgttgccaGCTGTCATTGGAATATGCTGTACTCCATATTAAAACAAAAGGCAGCAAGCTGCAGGGCAATAGGAAAAATACTCTGTCagagctgggggagagagagagagagagagagagagagagagagagagagagagagagagagagagagagagagagagagagagagagagagagagagagagagagagagagagagaaagagagagagacagagggagagagagagagagagagagagagagagagggagagggagagggagagggagagagaaagagggagagagagagagagagagagagagagagagagggagagataatggATGGGAAAAGAATTGAGAGAGCCTATAAGAGACATACAGAGCAGGCTTTTCATTCAGAAGGCATGTATCAAATCTACTCTTTGAACAATATGAGCAGTATCAGTGAACTAAAAATAGTATTGCCTTTACTCTTTACGCACTGACATATCCAAACTAGGTAGGAGCCCTGGtgcagagggatggagggaagccCCACACATCTATCAGGCTGAGCACTAGGAGAGCAGAGCTGGGATCAATAGCAGGTTTCACCCTGGGTGCATTCCCTGAATAAAACACACGTCGATTAGAGAGAAGGCCTGGTAACTCCTCCATTACCCTCCAATTggatatacatgtgtgtgtgtgtgtttgtgtgagtgtgagtgtgagtgtttgtgtgagtgtttgtgtgagtgtgagtgtgagtgtttgtgtgagtgtgagtgtgagtgtgtgtgtgtgtgtgtgtgtgtgtgtgtgtgtgtgtgcgtgtgtgtgtgtgtgtaagtgtgcgtgtgtgtgtaagtgtgtgtgtgtgtgtgtgtgtgtgtgtgtgtgtgtgtgtgtgtgtgtgtgtgtgtgtgtgtgtgtgtgtgtgtgtgtgtgtgtgtgtgtgtgtgtgtgtgtgtctgtagatgTGGGTGTTTTACTGGTAGTAGCTTTGGAAATAAGGGACTGCTAAATTCCCTTAAGGTAAATGAAAATGTGttcgtgtgtatgcatgtttgtgtgtgtgtgtgtgtggtgtgtgtgtgtgtgtgtgtgtgtgtgtgtgtgtgtgtgtgcgtgtgcgtgtgcgtgcgtgcgtgcgtgcgtgcgtgcgtgcgtgtgtgcgtgtgtgtgtgtgtgtgtgtgtgtgtgtgtagatctgACAGCCAGTATACCCCGGTCCTGTGATGAATTGGTCCATGATGCTGCTACCTGCTTTGAATTAATTAGTTATTTGATAACCTCGCCGCCACTATACTCCAGTCCTCTCACCTGCCTCTCTGGTCCCCTGCCTCTCTAAGTCACCTCTCTGAGTCACCTCTCTGGGTCTCCTCTCTGGGTCTCCTCTCTGGGGCTCCTCTCTGGGTCACCTCTCTGAGTCTCCTCTATGGGACACCTCTCTGGGTCACCTCTCTGAGTCACCTCTCTGGGTCTCCTTCCTCTCTGGGTCTCCTCTCTGGGTCACCTCTCTGGGTCTCCTCTCTGGGTCTCCTCTCTGGGTCTCCTCTCTGGGTCTCCTCTCTGGGTCTCCTCTCTGGGTCTCCTCTCTGGGTCACCTCTCTGGGTCTCCTTCCTCTCTGGGTCTCCTCTCTGGGTCACCTCTCTGGGTCTCCTTCCTCTCTGGGTCACCTCTCTGGGTCACCTGCCTCTCTGGGTCTCCTTACTCTCTGGGTCTCCTCTCTGAGTCACCTCTCTAGGTCTCCTCTCTGGGTCTCCTCTCTGGGTCACCTCTCTGGGTCACCTCTCTGGGTCTCCTGCCTCTCTGGGTCTCCTTACTCTCTGGGTCACCTCTCTGGGTCACCTCTCTGGGTCTCCTTCCTCTCTGAGTCACCTCTCTGGTTCACCTGCCTCTCTGGGTCTCCTCTCTGGGTCTCCTCTCTGGGTCACCTGCCTCTCTGGGTCACTTGTGGGCCGCTGAAGGCCCAGAAGCAGGGGGTCAGGGAGGCTGTGGTTCTGGACGTCCCTGATCCCATCAGATCCCACTTAAACAAACTAACATGTCATGGCGTCGCTACAGGGTTTTCTACCCTGAGAAATAACAGGGGTTACCAGGACGCATTCGATCACTTTGAAAAAGGTCTAACCTTCAgctggtttggtttgtttataaTTCATTGCATTAGTGAGTGTAATTCACCCAATATTTCTACTGCTATGTTCTGCAGAACatgaggttagggttatggttaaccCTCCTGGATAAAGGATTACAATTATTAAGATGAATCAATACTAGATTATGACTTGACGCCTATCAATGTTGAATGAAGAAATTCAGTGGTCAAAATGTAATTCCTGACCTTTGACCAAAGAGGCGGCGGGTTACCTTGGAACTTAAAGCCCTCCACGTGCACCCAGAGACAGAGGTCCTCGTTGTCGCACGCGCAGCTCCAGGGGTTCCCGCTCAGGCCCATGGAGCGCAGCGCGGGCAGCGCCACGAGCGAGCTGACGTTGAGCGCCGTCAGGTTATTCCGACTCACGTCCAGCACCTGCAGGGCTGCGTTCTCAGAGAAGGCGTCTGGGTGGATGTCCGCGAGCCCCGGGTTGTCCGTCAGCCTCAGCATCACGAGGCTGGCCAGCGGCCCGAAGGTCCGGTCCTCCACGCGTGTCAGCGTGTTGAACGAGAGGTCCAGGTAGGCCAGCTGGCGGAGGTTCCCGAATGTGGACTCGGACAGCTCCGTCAGGGAGTTGTTGCTGCAGTCCAGGTACACCAGGTCGGACAGGTAGTTGAGCGCTAGCGGGGGGAGCTCCGCGATGCGGTTATTGGAGATGATGAGCTGCCGCGTGGTCAGCGGCAGGTCGGCGGGGAAGCGGGTCAGGTGCTGCCCGGCGCACTGGACCACCCGCTGGTCGTCGCACACACAGCGGTCCGGACAGCCGGAGGACATGGCCGGGGACGGGCTCGCCCCCATCACGAGGATCACCACTATCACAAGCCGCAAGGAGTGTGCGCTGGGCGGCGGGGCGAGGCGCATGACGCCGCGGAGGGCTGCATCCACTCCGAACTCACATCCTTCATGGGTCCCCGCCGAGTTCCCGCTCACACAGTCGATAATGAGCCGGCGGGTTGAGCCAATAACAACGTCCGTCCTTGTTTTTAGTTGTCGTTAGTTTGGACACTTTGAGCCCGAGACATCAGCTCACTTCATTCAATCGTCTGTCATCTCGCGCCGTCGGGTTCTCTCCGGTGAGTTTGAAGTCCGTGCCTGTGCGTCTCGAGGTCAGCGGCTCCGACACGTTCCAGCTCGCCTTACTGGTTCTTTTGATGTTCCGCCCGACCCGCCCCGTGGTGGTCGGAACGAGATGTGCAGCGATCACTATTTTCTGTCCTACTCCAGCGCGCGTGTCTTCCCCTCTCCGAAACTCCAgaatgggagggggagagggaggggaggaggcggggagggGTCCGGGGGGCGTATGTGT is a window from the Gadus chalcogrammus isolate NIFS_2021 chromosome 8, NIFS_Gcha_1.0, whole genome shotgun sequence genome containing:
- the LOC130387930 gene encoding leucine-rich repeat-containing protein 52-like, with protein sequence MRLAPPPSAHSLRLVIVVILVMGASPSPAMSSGCPDRCVCDDQRVVQCAGQHLTRFPADLPLTTRQLIISNNRIAELPPLALNYLSDLVYLDCSNNSLTELSESTFGNLRQLAYLDLSFNTLTRVEDRTFGPLASLVMLRLTDNPGLADIHPDAFSENAALQVLDVSRNNLTALNVSSLVALPALRSMGLSGNPWSCACDNEDLCLWVHVEGFKFQEEGQTVCGAPADLRGRRVAEVGLELRARCHQALGSWDYLFFILIGFVIFAAGTVSAWGMGVVMVLYERYVKRKEAQGDPEGGGRGEAEGEGGERVEMGRTGRTSSEGRGHPGNGDRKASHGV